The Sinomonas sp. P10A9 genome contains the following window.
GGTGCCTTCCGTGACACTCTCACCGAGGGCGGGGAGCTTCACTTCGTGCCCCTCGGCCGGGGCGGTGGAGGCAGCTTCGGTGGTGGGCTCGGGAGCAGCGGCCGGCGCGGGAGCAGCGGCTGGCGCGGGAGCAGCAGCCGGAGCCTCGGGCGCCGCGGGGGCCTGCTCGGCGGCGGGTGCCGCAGGGGCGTCAGGCGCCGATGCGCCGTCGCCGATGATGGCCAGGGGTGCGCCGACCTCGGCAGTCTCATCTTCGGCGACGAGGATCTGCTCGAGGATACCCGCGACGGGGGAGGGGATCTCGGTGTCGACCTTGTCGGTGGAGACCTCGACGAGGGGCTCGTCGACCTCGACTCGGTCGCCGACCTGCTTGAGCCAGCGGGTGACGGTTCCTTCGGTGACGCTTTCACCGAGGGCCGGAAGGGTAACGGATTCAGACATGGGTGCCCGTGCTCCTAGATTCTTCTCTGTGCGAATGGTGTCTGCGTCGGTTCAGCCGTGGAGGGGCTTGCCGGCCAGTACGAGATGCGCCTCGCCGAGGCTCTCGTTCTGCGTCGGGTGGGCGTGGATGAACTGGGCGACGTCCTCGGGGTACGCCTCCCAGTTGACGATCAGCTGCGCCTCGCCGATCTGCTCGCCCATGCGGGCGCCGATCATGTGGATGCCCACCACGGGGCCATCCTTCTGACGGACAATCTTGATGAGGCCTGACGTGCCGATGATCGAGCTCTTGCCATTTCCCGCGAGGTTGTACTCGGCGGTTTCGACCTGGTCGTCGCCGAACTTGGCCTTCGCGGCCTTCTCGGAGTATCCGACCGTGGCGATCTCGGGATCGCAGTAAGTGACCTTGGGGATGTTGATGTCCTCGACGACGACGGGGTTGAGCCCGGCGATCTCCTCAGCCACGAAGATGCCCTGCTGGAACCCGCGGTGGGCCAGCTGGACGCCGGGAACGATGTCGCCGACGGCGTAGATGTTGCCGACGCCCGTGTGGAGGCGCTCGTTGGGGATGACGAAGCCGCGGTCCATGGTGATGCCCGCCTCCTCGTACCCGAGGTTGGCAGTGAGCGGGCCACGGCCGACGGCGACGAGGAGGAGCTCGGCCTCGAACGTCTTGCCGTCCACGAGCGTCACCTTGACGCCGTTCTCATCCTGCTCGACGCCCTGGAAGAACGTTCCTGTGCTGAACTTGATGCCGCGCTTTTTGAAGGCGCGCTCAAGCTGCTTGACGATCGTGGCGTCCTCGTTCGGGACGAGCGAGGGAAGGCCTTCGACGATCGTGACGTCCACGCCGAACGAGTTCCAGACCGACGCGAACTCGACGCCGATGACGCCTCCGCCGAGCACGATCGCACTCTTGGGCACGTAGTCGAGGGTGAGCGCCTGCTCGGAGGTGATCACGCGGCCGCCGATCTCGAGGCCGGGCAGGCTCTTCGAGAAGGAACCGGTCGCGAGGATGATGTTCTTGCCCTTGTAGGCAGTGCCGTCGACGGTGACGGTGTCCTGGGCGGTGAGCCGCCCTTCGCCCTCGATGACCGTGATGCCCTTGGCCTTGATCAGGCCCGTGAGGCCCTTCCACTTCTTGGAGATGATGCCGTCTTTGTAGGCATTGACAGCGGGCATGTCGATGCTGTCGAGAGTGACGTTGATGCCGTACTTGGCGGCGTCGCGGGCGTGGTCCACGAGCTCGGCCGAGTGGAGGAGCGCCTTGGTCGGGATGCAGCCGGTGTGCAGGCACGTGCCGCCGAGCTTGCCCTTCTCTACGAGCCCGACGCTGAACCCCAGCTCGGAGGCGCGGATTGCGGCAGCGTAGCCGCCGCTTCCTGCGCCGAGGATCAAGATGTCGAATTCGTGCGCAGTTGCCTCTTCGGCCACGTGTACGCTCCCTCGCCTTGAGGACGGCGTGTTCCGCCGTCGGATGTGACAGTTGGCCTGCGGCTGTAGCGCGCCGGCCGGGTATTCAGGGAAACCCTATCCCCCCGACTGACTATGCTCCACCTTCGCCGAACGAAAGTCGCTGCCTTGTGTCCAGACTCACGGAACTTTATCATTTCTCAACAGATGGATTTTAAATTTCGAATTATGGAAACTGTCTGTTGGCCGACGAAGGGTGGCAGTGGCCGGGTGGCAGGCTGGGGCCTCGGACGTCAGGCGCTGGCGACGCGTTCGAGGTAGCCGATGAGGGTCCGGACGGTCGATCCCGTGCCCTGCTTGGGAGTGTGTCCATAGGCCGAACCCGTGTTGAACGCCGGCCCGGCGATATCCAGGTGGGCCCACGGGACCGAGCTGCCGTCGGGACGCTCGCCGACGAACTCCTTGAGGAAGATCGCGGCGGTGAGCATGCCTCCTGGCCGCTCGCCCACGTTCGCGATGTCTGCCGTGGCCGAGTCGAGCCCCACGCGCAGTTCCTCGGGGAGAGGCATGGGCCAGGCCGCCTCGCCCGCGTCCGCGGCGGCGTCGAGCAGCGGGCGGGTCACGGCGTCGTCGCCCATGACACCCGCCGTGCGGGTGCCGAGCGCGATGAGCGCCGCACCGGTGAGCGTCGCGACGTCGATCAGCGCGTCCGGGTTCTCCTCACTCGCCGCCGCGAGCCCGTCCGCCATCACGAGGCGCCCCTCAGCGTCGGTGTTGAGGACCTCGACCGTGCGGCCGCCCCGGACGGTGATCACGTCGGACGGTCGCTGGGCGCTGCCCGACGGCATGTTCTCGGCAATGCAGAGCCAGGCCGTGACCTTGACGGGGAGCCCCAGCCGGGCAGCTGCGAGTGCCGCATTGAGGACGGTTGCCGCCCCTGCCATGTCACTCTTCATCTGTTCCATGTTGGCGGCCGGCTTGATCGAGATGCCGCCAGAATCGAACGTGATGCCTTTGCCCACCAGATGGATGTTCTTGGCGGATGCCGCCTTCGCGGGGACGTACTCGACCTTGACCAGCCGGGGCGGGCGGGAGGAGCCCTGGCCGACGGCGAGGATTCCCCCGAAGCCCTCTTTGGCGAGCCTCTTCTCGTCGAACACCGTGACCTTCACGGGCAGGGCCTTCGCGAGGTCCCGTGCAGCTTCTGCGAACGTTTCGGGGTAGAGCTGGCTCGGCGGCATGTTGACGAGCGTGCGGGTCGCGTTCACGGCCGCGCCGACAATCGACGCGCGGGAGAGCACAGCCTCAGCATCGGCCGCGGCCACTGCCGGCGCGTAGAGGATCGCGCTGCCCACGTTGCCCTTGATGCTGGTGCCGGCGTCAAGGGCAACCGCGTCGGCCGATTTGTGCTCTGTATAGGAGTAGGCGCCCAGTGCGGCGCCCTCCGCGACGGCTGCGATGTCCTCCGCCGTCGAGGAAGGCAGGGCGAGGACCACCGTGTCGTTGCCCGCGAGCTGGCGGATGGCGGATCCGGACGCGCGCCGCAGCTGTTCGGCGCTCGGCGCGGCGTCGCCGTCGAGCTTGCCGATACCCACGAGCGCAAGGACATGCGCTCCCAGCTCGGGGAGCCCGGGGAGCCGGTGCAGCTGGTCCTGAGCGCCCGTGACGCCGAGTGCCGCGAGTGTCGAGGCGACGGCCTCGGCATTTCGCTCGCTCAGTGGGGTTTCGAGGAGCACAGGTCCGTCCGCCCCTTGCGCGACGCCGATGACGAGCACATCGCTCGGGGTCTTGCGCAGGTCCTTCGACACTGCCCTCAGGGTGACTTCACGGTTGCTGAACACTGCGGCGCCTCGATTCTGCAGGGGCTGCGGTGCAGTGCGCCGGCCTCGCCCGTGCGGGGGAACTGTGGTGGAAAGGGTCACGTCTTCCCGATCGTAGCCGGACGCCGGGCGGCAGGGCGGGTGCGGATGGAATGATAGAGGGCCAATGACTGTTGGAGCGTGCAGAGTCAAGAGAGGACAGATGCCGTGATCGACCCCGCCTCCGGGCCACTGCAGGATCCCGCCGGCCTCTACACAGCAGCCCTCGAGCTCAGCCGTGACGAGGGTGTGCGTGGCTTGCCGCTCATCATGGGCTTCACCGGGTTCGCGGATGCCGGCCATGCCGTGCGCCAGATCAGCGAGGAGTTGATCAGCGTCCAGGCCGATGGCGCCCTCGTGGCGTTCGACGTCGACCAGCTGCTCGACTACCGCTCGCGCCGGCCCCGCATCCGTTTCGTCGAAGACCACCTCGAGGACTACGACACCCCGAAGCTCGCGCTCTACCGACTCGAAGACGGGCTCGGGAGGCCCTACCTCCTGCTGTCCGGACCCGAACCAGACCTGCAGTGGGAGCGGTTCGCGCGGGCCGTCGTCGGCCTCGTCGAAGAGCTTGAGGTGAGCCAGACGCTGTGGGTCCATGCGATCCCCATGCCTGTTCCGCACACGCGGCCCCTCGGAGTCACGGTCCACGGCAACCGGCCCGAGCTCGTCGAGGGGATCTCGCGATGGAAGCCCGTCGTCGAGTTCCCCGCCGCGGTGGGGCACTTAATCGAGCTCCGGCTCATTGAGGCAGGCCATGACGTGACCGGATTCGTTGTCCACGTCCCGCACTATCTCGCCGAGGCCGAGTATCCTGCCGCGGCCGTGACCGGCCTCGAGCACCTCGGCGCGGCTGCGTCTCTCATGCTTCCGAGCGATCGTCTCCGGGAGGCCGCGCGCGAGGTCGAACGGCAGGTGGCGGACCAGGTGGCCGCATCCGAGGACATCCGCGAGGTGATCTCTGGGCTCGAGGAGCGCTTCGACGACCGCAGCGCGGAGGTGCCGCGCAGGTCGCTCCTGGCAGGCTCTGCAGACGAGCTCCCCTCCGCCGAGGACCTCGGCGCGGCGGTCGAGGCGTACCTCGCATCGCACGGCGAGGCGGACGCGGCGCGGGACACCGAGACGGGCGACGGCGCGGGCTCGCCCCGCGATGGTGACGCACCGCACGGGCCGGATGACGCGGGAGGAGCGCCCCGGGACAACCCGCCGAAATAGGATCGTGGGGTGAATAGCTGGCGCGCCTATACGGTCTGGGGAATCGGAGTCTTTGCCTATCTGGTGGCGGTGCTCCAGCGCACGTCCTTCGGCGTGGTGGGACTCGAGGCGGCCGACAGGTTCCATGCCGGCGGTGCCGCGCTCTCGGCGTTCACCGTTCTGCAGCTCGTGGTGTACGCCTCGCTGCAGATCCCGGTGGGCATCCTGGTGGACCGTTTCGGCAGCCGGGTCATGGTCGCCGCGGGCGCCGTCTTCATGGCCCTCGGCCAGCTGCAGATCGCCGAGGCGGAGTCCGTGGTGACGGGCATCATCGGGCGCATGCTCGTCGGCATGGGTGACGCCATGACGTTCGTCTCGGTCCTCAGGCTCGTTCCGCTTTGGTTCTCGGGCCGCAGATCGCCGCTCATGAGCCAGCTCACGGGCGTCATCGGCCAGCTCGGCCAGCTCGTGAGTGTCATACCGTTCCTTGCGCTCCTGCGGGCCACCGGGTGGTCGCAGGCCTTCATGAGCCTCGCAGCCCTCTCGGTCCTCGTGGTCGTGCTCGTCCTCACCCTCCTGCGCAACGCGCCACCGGGAACGAAAGTCGAGCCGGAGGGTGAGCCCGAGGGCACCCGCGCCGTGCTCGCCGCTGCGTGGCGCCAGCCAGGGACACGGCTCGGAATGTGGAGCCATTTCACCGTCCAGTTCAGTGGGAACGTCTTCGCGCTCATGTGGGGCTTCCCGTTCATGGTCGCGGGGCAGGGGTACGACGCGCAGACGGCGGCGGGGCTCATGTCCTTCTTCGTCGTCGTGGCCATCATTGCCGGGCCTCCGATGGGGCGATTCGTTGCCCGGTATCCGCTGCGCAGATCGACGCTCGTGCTTGCCATCTGCGCGCTGACGGCCGCCGTCTGGATCGCTGTGCTCCTCGTGCCGGGACACGCGCCGGTGTGGCTCATGGCCGTGCTCGTGGCCGTCCTCGCCCTCGGGGGCCCGAGTTCGATGATCGGCTTCGACTTCGCGCGCACGTTCAATCCGTCCCACCGCCTCGGAACGGCCACCGGAATCGTCAACATCGGGGGGTTCGTCGCGGCGCTCCTGACGATGTTCCTCGTTGGATACCTCCTCGACCTCCAGCACGCACTCGGCCTCTCACCCCAAGGGCTGTACAGTCTCGACGCGTTCCGCGTGGCCCTCTCGGTCCAACTGCTCGTCCTCGGCGGCGGCGTACTCGCCCTGATCCGGGTTCGGCGCAAGGTGCGGCGCAATCTCGCGGCCCAGAACGTTCGCGTAGCCCCCCTGCGCGAGGTGTGGGCCGACTATCGGGCCCGCCGCCGCTGAGCCCAGACGCCGCTGAGCCCAGACGCCGCTGAGCCTAGACGCCGCTGAATTCGGCCACTGCCGCTGAGCCCCGGTGCTAGTGAGTCCGCTGCTGCTGAGTCCCGCCATCGTGGGTTCGGAGGCATGCTCTGGTCTGCGTCGGGTCTGGCCGGTGCTGGATTCTCCTCCACACAAACCTTCCGGGCGCGTTGTCCACATAGCGAGGCCCTCGGTGTCCAGAGGACCACGCGGTCAGAAGACTGGCTCCATGGACGAAACCCAGCATTCCGCACCCCACCCAGCGTCTACGGACGCGGCCGCGCCAAAGGACCTCGCGGCGCTCGCCCCGGCGGACGAGCCCCTTGCCATCCGTACCGCCGAGGACATCCTTGCGTACATCCCCCACGCCCTCGGCGAGTGGCCCCACGAGAGCCTCGTCGTGGTGCGCCTCGCCGGTGGGCAGCTGGGGTCCACGCTGAGAATTGACCTTCCCGGCCGCCGCGGGCCGTCGGCCCTGCGCCGGTTCACCGACACAGTGGCCGAGTACGCTGCCCATGGCGGGCCAGCAGCCGCCGTGCTGGCCCTCTACACACACCGAGCGTGGCCGGATCCACAGCGTCCGCCGCACCGCGAGGTCCTGGACGCCGTCGTGGCGAGGCTCGCCGAGGAAGAGGTCCAGGTGGGAGAGGTGTGGGTAGTGGGTGAGAAGCATTGGCGCACCGCGACCTGCACCGACATCCTCTGCTGCCCGTGGCCGGGGACCAGCGTGGAATCGCTTCGGGCAAGCCGGATCGAGGCCGAGATGGTCTACCGGGGGAGCTCCTACGGGACACGTGACCTTCTTGAGCCCGTGGGGATTCCCGTGGCGCCACCGGCAGCCGTGGCCGCTGCCATCGAAGCCTGCCTGCAGGACCCAGAACGGTGGTGGGACCCCCTCGTCTTCACCGCGGCGCTCGCGGCCTGGGAGGACGTGCTCTCCGGGCAGGCAGTGCCTGATCCGTCCCGCCTGCGGCTCCTGGCGGCGACCGTCATGCGGCCAGCGCTGAGGGACGCCGTTCTGGTCGCTTCGGCTTCGGATGCCGCGACGGCATGGCAGGGCTCTTCCGCCACGGCAGTGCTGCGGGCTGCGCAGCCCGAGGGACAGCCCCCAGGTCTGCCCGGCGGCGTGTCGGTGGCCACTGCGTCGGCCGCGCTTGACCTCTGGTCTGCGAGCCCTCCGGGCTTCGAATTCGGCCCGGTCCTGCTGGGCTCGACCGGATCAGCGCCCGCATGGGATCGGATTGCCCGGCTCGAACGCATCGCCTTGAGCCTGGCCCAGATGGAGGAGCCCGAGGTCCGCGCCCCGGCGCTGTCCATGCTGGCCTGGGTCCAGTGGGCGAGGGGCCGGGGCGGCCGGAGTCTCAAGTTCCTCGAACGGGCGCTCTCCGCGGACCCGGACTACCGGCTCGCGCAGCTCCTCTGGGACTTCGTCCAGCATGGCCAGCTTGCCGGGTGGGCGCTCAACAGGGAGACAGCCTGGCACCGTGCGGCGGAGGCCGCTGACGAAGAGGTGGGCCGGTGCCTGCGCGCCGGGGATGAAGGAGCGGCGCCTTCATGAGAGAATAGTCGGCAGACCCGGTTGGGTCCGAACTTCGGCTGGATGTTCTCGTTCGGGTTTTGAATCCGCGCGTGCGGGAACGAATCCAGTGGCCGAGGGGTTGTAGGAATACAGACCCTTCGGACCGGAGCGGCAGCGTGAGCAGCCGATCGGACTTGACAGGGTCATAGTGGTGTTGCCCTCAGGGCAATCACCGGCACTGCGGCAGGAAGGTAATCGTGACGCCCCCCACGGAGAATGAGACCGCCGAGACGGCGCTCGAGGAGAACGCCTCGGTGAGCGCTCCCGCGCGCACCGCGGCCAAGCGGTCTGTGGCCAAGACGGCTGCACCTAAGGCGAAGGCGCCCGCACGCAAGCCGGCGGCGAAGGCCGCCCCGAAGGGCCGGGCGAGCGCAAAGACCGCAGAGACGGCGACCCCAGCGGCAGCGCCGACCGAGGACGCCGTCGTGGAGGACCTCGAGGCGGTCACGCCCGATGAGGGCGAGATTGCCGCGGAGAGCGAGGCCGAGAAGGCATCGGGCTCTGCCATCGTCATCTCAGATGCCGACGATGACGACGCTCCGGTCCAGCAGGTCACGAGCGCCGGTGCGACGGCCGATCCGGTCAAGGACTACCTCAAGCAGATCGGCAAGGTGGCCCTCCTCAACGCCGAGCAGGAAGTCGACCTCGCACTGCGGATCGAGGCGGGACTGTTCGCCAAGCACAAGATCGACGAAGAGGGCGCGACCTACGACGCACAGCACCTCCATGACCTCGAACGCATCGTGCACGACGGCGAGCGGGCCAAGAACCACCTGCTCGAGGCAAACCTGCGCCTCGTCGTCTCGCTGGCCAAGCGCTACACCGGCCGCGGCATGCTGTTCCTCGACCTCATCCAGGAAGGCAATCTGGGCCTGATCCGCGCGGTCGAGAAGTTCGACTACACGAAGGGCTTCAAGTTCTCGACCTACGCCACGTGGTGGATCCGTCAGGCCATCACCCGTGCCATGGCGGATCAGGCCCGTACGATCCGTATCCCGGTCCACATGGTCGAGGTCATCAACAAGCTCGCCCGCGTCCAGCGGCAGATGCTCCAGGACCTCGGACGTGAGCCCACACCCGAGGAGCTCGCCACCGAGCTCGACATGACGCCCGAGAAGGTCGTCGAGGTGCAGAAGTACGGCCGCGAGCCGATTTCGCTCCATACGCCGCTCGGCGAGGACGGCGACTCGGAGTTCGGCGACCTGATCGAGGACTCGGAGGCCGTGGTCCCCGCGGACGCCGTGAGCTTCACGCTGCTCCAGGAGCAGCTCCACTCGGTCCTCGACACGCTCTCCGAGCGGGAGGCCGGCGTCGTCGCGATGAGGTTCGGCCTCACAGACGGCCAGCCCAAGACCCTCGATGAGATCGGCAAGGTCTACGGCGTCACGCGCGAGCGCATCCGTCAGATCGAATCGAAGACGATGTCGAAGCTGCGTCACCCGTCACGCTCGCAGGTTCTGCGCGACTACCTCGACTGAGAATTGCAGCTGCTGTGGGGTGTTTCCGCAGGTCAGAGGCAGTTTTCGAAGCCTGAACCGTTCGGCGGAGACACCGCACAGCGCTCCTAGTCGAGATATCAGAGGTAGACTGGGGGCATGCCCAGCACGGCCCCCAGTCCCGACCCCGGCTCTCTCCTGCCCTCGTGGCTGCTCGCCCTGCGCGCCGAGCGGAAGTCCCCGGCCACCCTGAAGTCCTACGGCGACGGGGTGCGCTCGTTCCTGTCGTGGTGCGCCCAGGAGGGCAGGCCCGCCCTCCTCGACCGTGCCACCGTGAACGGCTTCACAGCCTCCCTGCTCGACGACGGACGCGAGCCCTCCACGGTCCGCTCGCGCCAGCTCGCCGTCCGCCGCTTCTCGGCGTGGCTCGTCGAGGAGGGCGAGGCCGAGGCCGACCTCCTGCTGGGCATCAGGGCACCCAAGCTCGACGTGAAGGTCGTCGAGCCGCTGAGCGACGCCGAGCTGAAGGCGCTGGTGAAGGCCTGCGCCGGGACCGACCTGCGCGACCGCCGTGACGAGGCCATCGTCCGGTTCATGGCCGAGACCGGGACGCGGGCGGGGGAGTGCGCGACCCTCCTGCTCGCCGACGTCGACCTCGTCCACGGCACCGCCATCGTCCGGCGCGGCAAGGGCGGCAAGGGCCGCGCCGTGCCTTTCGGTGCGCAGACTGCCCGGGCCCTCGACCGCTACCGCCGGGTCCGTGCCTCCCACCGCCTCGCGGACACCCCCGCCCTCTGGCTCGGGGACCGGGGCAAGCCTTTCGCCTACGACGGCCTCCACAAGACGCTCTCCGAGCGCGCCGCAGCCGCCGGGATCGCTGGGTTCCACCCGCACAAGCTCCGCCACACTGCCGCCCACCGGTGGCTGGCCGCAGGCGGGTCCGAGGGCGGGCTCATGGCCGTCGCGGGATGGACCCGGCCCGACATGCTACAGCGCTACACGAAGGCCCGCGCATCCGAGCGGGCCGCAGACGAGGCCCGCAAGCTGAACCTGGGCGACCTGTGACGCGGGAACGCATCGACACCCGCGCGCTCCTGGAGGGCACCGCGACCAGCGTCGAGGACGTCGACCCCGACTGGCCGAGCACGGATGCGGCGGCGCACGTGGACCGCATCGTCAGCGACGAGTACGCCCCCGCACGCGCAGCGGACGCCGCCGAGGCCGAGCGCATCCGCAGGGAGGCCCGGGAACTCGCGCGCATGCTCGTCCCGCCCGGCGAGCCGCGCACCCCGTGGGTCTCGCTCAGGTGCGGGGACGCCGCCGTCGAGCCGGGCTGGCGCCTCGCGGTCACCCGGGACGTGGACCTCCTGCTCAGCGTCCCCGGCGGGACCACGGTGTCCCTCGACCAGCCGATCCGCTGCACGTGCGCCCATGGGACCGCTGCCGTGACGGTGCCGACCCTGCTCCGCGCCGTCCTCGCCGCGCTCGCGCACCGAGACAGCCGGAGCGCGTCCGTCGACGTGCACAGCCTCCGCTGACTCTGGCGTCGTCGCAGGAGAAGCCGAAGCACTGTGCGCGGGGGCCCGCCTACAATGGTGGCTGAGGCCGCAGCGCCGCCTGTCGAAGGCCTGCCGCAACGAGGAGCCCGGCACCGTACCGGGCAGGCCGGGAGGCCCCTCGGGACTCAGGGCACCACGCCCGCGAGCATCCGGAAGGCCTCCTCCGTTGCCACGACCCACCTCCACCGAGCGGCGGCTCAGCGCGCAGGCCGCCGCCAATACCTCCTGGGCCTACACCCAGGACCGCGCCGCGCGCACCGCACCGGCCCGAGCGGCGGCAGCAGCCCGCTTCGAACACCTGGTCGACCCCGGCGGCGTCCTCGCCCCGGATGAGCGCGCACGCCGCGCCGAGAGCCTGAGGAAGGCGCACTTCCAGCTGCTCGCGCTGAAGTCCGCACAGTCCCGCAGGCACGCCAAGGAGGCCGCCGAACAGGCCGAGGCCGCAGATGCAGAACTGGACGCCCTCCGCGCAGCAGACCCTCAGGGGCTGAAGTGAGCGCGCGGCCCCAGATCGGCGGCACGATGAGGATCCGCCTCCGTCCCGGGCGCCGCGACGTCTGGGGCCACCGGGACGGCCACGCCCTCACGCGCGCCATCGAGTCCGCCGAGCACGCGTCTGCGGGCAGGAGAGTGGTCTTCGAGGTGCCGCGCGGCCTCCAGCCCGACTGGGAGGGGCTCGCGTACCTCGCAGCCCACGCCCGCCACGTCGGCGGGATCGACTTCGACACCCCCGACCCCGACACGTTCCACGCATGGGAGGCCGCGACCGGCGCCGCGTTCGACGCCGACGACATCCGCCGCAGCAGGGGCACCAGGGGCGAGTATGACGGATGGCGGCGGCTGCGATGAGCGCCAGCACCGAGACCCGGGCCGACATCCTCGACGGCGCCAAGACGGCGGCGGCCCTCATGGGCGAGACGTTCGCGCCGCTGCGCTACGTCGTGGAAGGGCTCATCCCCGAAGGCCTCACCGTCATCGCCGGGCCGCCCAAGGCGGGCAAGTCCTACCTGGTCCTCGGCATCGCCGGTGCGGCCAGCACGGGCGGCAGGGCCCTCGGGCACATCCCCACCGGCCCGGCCCGGCCCGTGCTCTACCTCGCGCTGGAGGACGGGTGGCGGCGGCTGAAGACCCGGCTCTCCGACACGGGCACGGGACAGTCCCATCGGCTCGCGCTCATGACCAAGCTCACCGGCGGGATCCTCGACACGGTCCGCACCTTCATGGAGCGCCACGACGGCGAGGACCCGGTCGTGATCGTCGACACCCTCGCCAAGGTCATGTTCATGTTCCCTGCCGCGAACGGCGAGACCTCATACGAGCGCGACTACCGGGTGATGAGCACGCTGAAGGAGATCGCCGACGCCCACCCCGGTTCCGGCATCATCGTCGTGCACCACACCCGGAAGATGGACGCCACCGACTACGTCGAGCGGATCATCGGGACGCAGGGGATCGCCGGGGCAGCCGACAACCTCCTCGTGCTCCAGCGACGGCGCGGCGAGGCCGACGCCACCCTCTGCGTCACCAGCCGCGAGGCACCCGAGGGCGAGTACGCCGCCCAGTTCGGGGACCGGGGCGTGTGGACCCTCGCAGGCCCGACGCTGGCAGCCGCCGCACAGGCGGCCAGTACCCGCCGCGCCGTGGAGGGCGTCGGCGACCGCATGGCCGACGTGATCGCCTCTGTCAACCGGCATCCGGACGGCATCGGGCCGAAGACCGTCGCGCTCGACGTCGGCATCGACGAGACCACGACCCGCGTCTACCTCGGGCGCGCCGTCGAGCAGGGCCGCATCCGCAGGACCGGTCGCGGCAAGTACGCCCCCCTGCCCCCTGTTACAAGCGTTGCAAGCGTTGCGTTCGACCTCCCCCACGAACACCCCGAAAGTAACAAGCAACACTCGCAACACCCCTCTGAGGGAGACACCCCATGACCAGCCTCATCGGACCGCTCGTCATCGTCCCCGAGGACCTGCTCCCCGCCTTCATCGCAGCCATCGAGGCCCGGCCCTGCCCCGACTGCAACGCCGAGGTGCTGCACCTCCACGACCCCAGCGGCGCCGTCCACCGCTGCGTCATCCGCCACGAGGACAGCTGCCCGTCCTACCGCGCCGGGCTCAACAGGGCCCAGCGCCGGGCAGCCGCACGGAAGGAGCAGCGGAAGTGAGCGCGCATGAACGGGGGGACCTCGTGACCGACGTCGTCCGCTACGACGGGGCGCATTCGTTCGGGCTCCCCGAGGATCCGTGCCGTGGCGAACCCTACGTGACCCCGGCAGTCCTCCAGTCCCCGGGGTCACCCGACCTGCCCGGCGTCGCCGTCTTCACCGAAGGGTTCGGCGGGCTGCGGC
Protein-coding sequences here:
- a CDS encoding RNA polymerase sigma factor, with protein sequence MTPPTENETAETALEENASVSAPARTAAKRSVAKTAAPKAKAPARKPAAKAAPKGRASAKTAETATPAAAPTEDAVVEDLEAVTPDEGEIAAESEAEKASGSAIVISDADDDDAPVQQVTSAGATADPVKDYLKQIGKVALLNAEQEVDLALRIEAGLFAKHKIDEEGATYDAQHLHDLERIVHDGERAKNHLLEANLRLVVSLAKRYTGRGMLFLDLIQEGNLGLIRAVEKFDYTKGFKFSTYATWWIRQAITRAMADQARTIRIPVHMVEVINKLARVQRQMLQDLGREPTPEELATELDMTPEKVVEVQKYGREPISLHTPLGEDGDSEFGDLIEDSEAVVPADAVSFTLLQEQLHSVLDTLSEREAGVVAMRFGLTDGQPKTLDEIGKVYGVTRERIRQIESKTMSKLRHPSRSQVLRDYLD
- a CDS encoding tyrosine-type recombinase/integrase — protein: MPSTAPSPDPGSLLPSWLLALRAERKSPATLKSYGDGVRSFLSWCAQEGRPALLDRATVNGFTASLLDDGREPSTVRSRQLAVRRFSAWLVEEGEAEADLLLGIRAPKLDVKVVEPLSDAELKALVKACAGTDLRDRRDEAIVRFMAETGTRAGECATLLLADVDLVHGTAIVRRGKGGKGRAVPFGAQTARALDRYRRVRASHRLADTPALWLGDRGKPFAYDGLHKTLSERAAAAGIAGFHPHKLRHTAAHRWLAAGGSEGGLMAVAGWTRPDMLQRYTKARASERAADEARKLNLGDL
- a CDS encoding AAA family ATPase, with amino-acid sequence MSASTETRADILDGAKTAAALMGETFAPLRYVVEGLIPEGLTVIAGPPKAGKSYLVLGIAGAASTGGRALGHIPTGPARPVLYLALEDGWRRLKTRLSDTGTGQSHRLALMTKLTGGILDTVRTFMERHDGEDPVVIVDTLAKVMFMFPAANGETSYERDYRVMSTLKEIADAHPGSGIIVVHHTRKMDATDYVERIIGTQGIAGAADNLLVLQRRRGEADATLCVTSREAPEGEYAAQFGDRGVWTLAGPTLAAAAQAASTRRAVEGVGDRMADVIASVNRHPDGIGPKTVALDVGIDETTTRVYLGRAVEQGRIRRTGRGKYAPLPPVTSVASVAFDLPHEHPESNKQHSQHPSEGDTP